From the genome of Populus trichocarpa isolate Nisqually-1 chromosome 15, P.trichocarpa_v4.1, whole genome shotgun sequence, one region includes:
- the LOC18105562 gene encoding uncharacterized protein LOC18105562 isoform X2 — MENSDDEKDGVFGNCMPKELSISLANGTKFVDEVLRGPSDRCLENFRMDKQAFYKLCDILQGKGLLRHTNRIKIEEQLAIFLFIIGHNLRTRAVQELFRYSGETISRHFNNVLNAIMAISLDFFQPPGSDIPPEILEDPRFYPYFKDCVGAVDRMHIPVMVGIDEQGPFRNKNGQLSQNVLVACSFDLRFHYVLAGWEGSASDLRVLNSALTRRNKFQVPEGKYYLVDSKYANMPGFIAPYNGVLCHLNEFVGGYPSRDSRELFNQRHLLLRNVTDRIFGALKARFPILLSAPPYPLQTQVKLVVAACALHNYIRREKPDDWIFKMYEHDTVLQMEESLPPLEVEQPIMQVENPALDIAFDTEQQEFSSQLRDSIAGDMWGDYISDLSTM, encoded by the exons ATGGAGAACTCTGATGATGAAAAGGACGGAGTTTTTGGGAACTGTATGCCCAAAGAACTAAGTATAAGTTTAGCTAATGGTACCAAATTTGTAGATGAGGTACTAAGAGGTCCAAGTGACCGCTGTCTGGAAAATTTTCGTATGGATAAGCAGGCATTTTACAAGTTATGTGATATTTTGCAAGGCAAGGGCCTGCTACGCCATACAAACAGAATCAAGATCGAGGAGCAATTAGCCATATTCTTGTTCATTATTGGCCATAATCTACGCACTCGAGCTGTCCAAGAATTGTTCCGGTATTCAGGAGAGACCATAAGTCGCCATTTTAACAATGTTTTGAATGCTATTATGGCAATTTCATTAGATTTTTTCCAGCCTCCTGGATCTGATATTCCACCTGAAATCTTGGAAGATCCTCGATTTTATCCATATTTTAAG GATTGTGTTGGAGCAGTAGATAGGATGCACATTCCAGTGATGGTTGGTATAGATGAGCAAGGACCTTTCCGTAATAAAAATGGACAACTTTCACAAAATGTTCTGGTAGCATGCTCCTTTGATCTGAGGTTCCATTACGTTCTAGCTGGATGGGAAGGCTCAGCATCAGATTTGCGAGTTCTGAACTCAGCACTCACAAGGCGGAACAAGTTTCAGGTCCCTGAAG GCAAGTACTACCTTGTGGACAGCAAATATGCCAATATGCCAGGATTTATAGCTCCATACAACGGGGTTTTATGTCATTTAAATGAGTTTGTGGGTGGTTACCCATCTCGAGATTCAAGAGAACTATTCAATCAAAGGCACTTGTTACTAAGAAACGTCACTGATCGTATTTTTGGGGCTTTAAAGGCACGTTTCCCTATACTGCTGTCCGCTCCTCCATACCCTTTACAAACACAGGTTAAGTTGGTTGTAGCAGCATGTGCGCTGCACAATTACATTCGTAGGGAAAAACCAGatgattggatttttaaaatgtatgaacatgatACTGTACTGCAAATGGAGGAGTCATTGCCCCCATTAGAGGTGGAACAGCCAATTATGCAAGTTGAGAACCCAGCTTTGGACATTGCTTTTGATACAGAACAGCAAGAATTTAGTTCTCAGTTGCGTGATTCAATTGCAGGTGATATGTGGGGTGACTACATAAGTGATTTATCAACTATGTAG
- the LOC18105562 gene encoding uncharacterized protein LOC18105562 isoform X1, whose product MKGAEVDFSMENSDDEKDGVFGNCMPKELSISLANGTKFVDEVLRGPSDRCLENFRMDKQAFYKLCDILQGKGLLRHTNRIKIEEQLAIFLFIIGHNLRTRAVQELFRYSGETISRHFNNVLNAIMAISLDFFQPPGSDIPPEILEDPRFYPYFKDCVGAVDRMHIPVMVGIDEQGPFRNKNGQLSQNVLVACSFDLRFHYVLAGWEGSASDLRVLNSALTRRNKFQVPEGKYYLVDSKYANMPGFIAPYNGVLCHLNEFVGGYPSRDSRELFNQRHLLLRNVTDRIFGALKARFPILLSAPPYPLQTQVKLVVAACALHNYIRREKPDDWIFKMYEHDTVLQMEESLPPLEVEQPIMQVENPALDIAFDTEQQEFSSQLRDSIAGDMWGDYISDLSTM is encoded by the exons ATGAAAGGGGCTG AGGTTGACTTTTCCATGGAGAACTCTGATGATGAAAAGGACGGAGTTTTTGGGAACTGTATGCCCAAAGAACTAAGTATAAGTTTAGCTAATGGTACCAAATTTGTAGATGAGGTACTAAGAGGTCCAAGTGACCGCTGTCTGGAAAATTTTCGTATGGATAAGCAGGCATTTTACAAGTTATGTGATATTTTGCAAGGCAAGGGCCTGCTACGCCATACAAACAGAATCAAGATCGAGGAGCAATTAGCCATATTCTTGTTCATTATTGGCCATAATCTACGCACTCGAGCTGTCCAAGAATTGTTCCGGTATTCAGGAGAGACCATAAGTCGCCATTTTAACAATGTTTTGAATGCTATTATGGCAATTTCATTAGATTTTTTCCAGCCTCCTGGATCTGATATTCCACCTGAAATCTTGGAAGATCCTCGATTTTATCCATATTTTAAG GATTGTGTTGGAGCAGTAGATAGGATGCACATTCCAGTGATGGTTGGTATAGATGAGCAAGGACCTTTCCGTAATAAAAATGGACAACTTTCACAAAATGTTCTGGTAGCATGCTCCTTTGATCTGAGGTTCCATTACGTTCTAGCTGGATGGGAAGGCTCAGCATCAGATTTGCGAGTTCTGAACTCAGCACTCACAAGGCGGAACAAGTTTCAGGTCCCTGAAG GCAAGTACTACCTTGTGGACAGCAAATATGCCAATATGCCAGGATTTATAGCTCCATACAACGGGGTTTTATGTCATTTAAATGAGTTTGTGGGTGGTTACCCATCTCGAGATTCAAGAGAACTATTCAATCAAAGGCACTTGTTACTAAGAAACGTCACTGATCGTATTTTTGGGGCTTTAAAGGCACGTTTCCCTATACTGCTGTCCGCTCCTCCATACCCTTTACAAACACAGGTTAAGTTGGTTGTAGCAGCATGTGCGCTGCACAATTACATTCGTAGGGAAAAACCAGatgattggatttttaaaatgtatgaacatgatACTGTACTGCAAATGGAGGAGTCATTGCCCCCATTAGAGGTGGAACAGCCAATTATGCAAGTTGAGAACCCAGCTTTGGACATTGCTTTTGATACAGAACAGCAAGAATTTAGTTCTCAGTTGCGTGATTCAATTGCAGGTGATATGTGGGGTGACTACATAAGTGATTTATCAACTATGTAG
- the LOC7462509 gene encoding uncharacterized protein At3g17950 produces MLDPTSDMLPPPSSPTNSSVSSSDLDTESTGSFFHDRSTTLGTLMGVTFPAITFRAPSQHLHPAAASFATDNVVNGGSPRRNTKKRRNMAASAVAERRRRRWWSLCRDGGGAKPASLREFLEVERRFGDAALELEGVMVAEHPRNGGVNGRLLFADGRVLPPADVVDDGSSSSSSTAGAHWRFPVSLTGICSGGAG; encoded by the exons ATGTTAGATCCAACAAGCGATATGCTTCCACCTCCATCTTCCCCTACCAACTCCTCCGTATCCTCCTCCGATCTTGACACTGAG TCTACAGGTTCTTTTTTCCACGATAGAAGCACAACATTAGGCACTCTAATGGGCGTCACGTTCCCTGCCATCACTTTCAGAGCACCATCCCAGCACCTCCACCCCGCCGCCGCGTCCTTCGCCACCGACAACGTCGTGAACGGCGGAAGCCCCAGGAGGAACACCAAGAAGAGAAGGAACATGGCGGCTTCTGCTGTGGCGGAGCGGAGGAGACGGAGGTGGTGGAGCCTGTGCCGAGATGGAGGTGGGGCCAAGCCGGCTTCTTTGAGGGAGTTTCTGGAGGTGGAAAGGAGGTTCGGGGATGCCGCGTTGGAACTTGAAGGCGTGATGGTGGCAGAGCACCCGAGGAACGGAGGAGTGAATGGACGGTTGTTGTTTGCTGATGGAAGGGTCTTGCCACCTGCCGATGTTGTCGATGATGGTAGTTCATCGTCATCATCAACGGCCGGTGCTCATTGGCGGTTTCCGGTTTCACTAACTGGGATCTGTAGTGGTGGTGCTGGATAA